The following coding sequences are from one uncultured Cohaesibacter sp. window:
- a CDS encoding MmcB family DNA repair protein — translation MIKPDLSAPVDGRQSERALEIQRGTGRLLRRHDFVCIPEVTLKSGRRADLLAINSKGEIWIVEIKSSLADFRADKKWPDYWDFCDRLFFATNQETPEEIFPSEAGLIIADAHGAEIIRHVEARKLAAARRKALTLRFAQIAASRLHAIHDPGVPALIEPTKL, via the coding sequence ATGATCAAACCTGACCTCTCCGCTCCCGTGGACGGTCGACAGTCAGAGCGAGCGCTTGAGATCCAGCGCGGCACAGGACGTCTTCTGCGCAGGCACGATTTTGTCTGCATACCGGAGGTAACCCTGAAGTCGGGCCGGAGAGCCGATTTGCTGGCTATCAATTCCAAAGGGGAGATCTGGATTGTCGAGATCAAGTCTTCGCTGGCGGATTTTCGCGCCGACAAGAAGTGGCCTGATTATTGGGACTTCTGCGATCGCCTGTTTTTTGCGACCAATCAGGAAACCCCGGAAGAAATCTTCCCTTCAGAGGCTGGATTGATTATTGCCGACGCGCATGGCGCAGAGATCATAAGGCACGTTGAGGCGAGGAAGCTGGCTGCAGCCAGACGCAAGGCGCTGACATTGCGCTTTGCCCAGATCGCAGCCTCGCGCCTGCACGCCATTCATGATCCCGGCGTGCCTGCGCTTATTGAGCCAACGAAATTGTGA
- a CDS encoding ActS/PrrB/RegB family redox-sensitive histidine kinase: MLFASLSDPIFAHRQIKLDTLVRLRWLAIIGQCIAVVFVWVGLKYHFNAYLCFLLIGCSAILNLFLQLQFRKPVRLAPFPATGLLAYDSAQLGGLLCLTGGLQNPFAFLLLVPAVVSATMQPSRFTAFLSLLIATIATVLIFIHQPLPWADSTPPSFPKLYVFGIWVAILITMLFLSIYTARIAQEGHQLANALSATELILANEQHLTSIDGLATAAAHELGTPLATIQLVAKELEHELLQDDPIYEDITLIRSQAERCRDILGKLTSLSGDDHNNFRKMKFEALISEIVEPFDNLSIEIDRIFPEDRKDQPVLLRNPGLLFGLGNLVENALDFARSRVIIVSEWNDSFVRLIIADDGPGFSDAIINRLGDPFVSTRMNKAQSVQDATSGPDLAAQQTANISGGGLGLGFFIAKTLLERSGAKVSIRKNRNIQSEIFPEKINEISGAVIEITWPRPLLEADQ, translated from the coding sequence TCCTTATCTGATCCGATATTTGCCCATCGTCAAATAAAACTGGACACTCTTGTCCGGTTACGTTGGCTGGCCATAATCGGCCAGTGCATTGCTGTCGTTTTTGTCTGGGTTGGACTGAAATACCATTTCAATGCCTATCTGTGCTTTCTGCTTATCGGCTGTTCGGCCATTCTCAATCTTTTCCTGCAACTGCAATTCCGCAAGCCCGTTCGTCTGGCTCCCTTTCCTGCCACGGGCCTACTCGCCTATGATTCTGCACAACTTGGCGGGCTTTTATGTCTGACCGGGGGATTGCAAAACCCCTTTGCCTTTTTGCTTTTGGTGCCTGCGGTGGTATCGGCCACCATGCAGCCTTCCCGCTTCACCGCTTTTCTCTCTCTTTTGATCGCGACAATTGCAACGGTGCTGATATTTATCCATCAGCCCCTGCCATGGGCGGATTCCACACCTCCCAGTTTTCCCAAGCTCTATGTTTTCGGTATATGGGTGGCAATCCTCATCACCATGCTCTTCCTGAGTATTTACACGGCACGTATCGCACAGGAAGGACACCAGCTGGCCAATGCGCTGTCTGCAACCGAACTGATCCTTGCCAATGAGCAACATCTGACCAGCATTGATGGACTGGCAACCGCTGCGGCGCACGAATTGGGCACTCCTCTGGCAACCATCCAGCTTGTTGCCAAAGAGCTGGAGCATGAACTGCTGCAAGATGATCCGATATATGAAGACATTACGCTCATCCGGTCCCAAGCCGAACGCTGTCGGGATATCCTTGGAAAACTGACTTCCTTATCCGGCGATGACCATAACAACTTCAGAAAGATGAAATTCGAAGCGCTCATTTCCGAAATTGTTGAGCCTTTCGATAATCTGTCGATCGAGATCGATCGTATATTTCCAGAGGATCGCAAAGACCAACCAGTTTTGTTGAGAAATCCCGGCTTACTGTTCGGCTTGGGAAATCTGGTCGAAAATGCACTGGATTTTGCCCGTAGCAGAGTCATAATCGTGTCGGAATGGAACGACAGTTTCGTCAGACTCATCATCGCAGATGACGGCCCCGGTTTTTCTGATGCCATCATCAATCGACTTGGGGATCCGTTTGTATCGACAAGGATGAACAAAGCACAATCGGTTCAAGATGCAACCTCCGGGCCAGATCTTGCAGCTCAGCAGACAGCAAACATAAGTGGAGGCGGTTTGGGGTTAGGCTTCTTTATTGCGAAGACACTATTGGAACGTAGTGGTGCAAAAGTATCGATACGTAAAAATAGAAATATTCAAAGCGAAATCTTTCCCGAAAAGATAAATGAAATCAGTGGAGCAGTAATTGAAATTACTTGGCCCCGGCCTTTGCTTGAGGCAGATCAATAA
- a CDS encoding NAD(P)/FAD-dependent oxidoreductase, with the protein MDTPDASGPKCWDAIILGAGAAGLMAGIVAARRGKRVLILDHARKAGEKIRISGGGRCNFTNRDVSAKNYLSQNPRFCISALKSFTPADFIKLLTSHGIEWHEKTLGQLFCNDSAKDIVTMLLSELDSAGGVLQLATEIKSIERRGEQFIVATSRGSESARALVVATGGKSIPKMGATGLAYDIAKQFGLEVLPTRAGLVPLTFSDSQKAFAAGLAGLSVDAEVSFAKTRFREGLLFTHRGLSGPSILQISSYWQEGKPIIVNLAPEDNCDERLMEARKSNPKQDVATCLSLLLPKRLAKAIAEREGGKGHVAELGDKTIRKLDEAVHRWQVLPVGTEGYRTAEVTLGGVDTRALSSKTMQANDVPGLFFIGEAVDVTGQLGGYNFQWAWASGHAAGRTL; encoded by the coding sequence ATGGATACACCAGATGCCTCCGGGCCAAAATGCTGGGATGCGATCATCCTTGGGGCCGGTGCTGCAGGCCTCATGGCAGGCATTGTCGCTGCACGGCGAGGCAAACGGGTTCTGATCCTCGACCATGCCCGTAAGGCAGGCGAAAAAATCCGCATCTCTGGCGGTGGACGCTGCAACTTTACCAATCGGGATGTCAGCGCGAAAAACTACCTGTCGCAAAATCCGCGCTTTTGCATTTCTGCGCTGAAATCCTTTACGCCAGCGGATTTTATCAAACTGCTCACCAGCCATGGCATCGAATGGCACGAAAAGACGCTCGGCCAGCTGTTTTGCAATGACAGCGCCAAGGACATCGTTACCATGCTTCTGTCTGAGCTGGATAGCGCCGGCGGTGTGCTGCAGCTTGCAACAGAAATCAAGTCAATCGAGAGAAGGGGCGAGCAATTTATTGTTGCCACCAGCCGTGGCAGTGAAAGCGCCCGCGCTTTGGTCGTGGCAACGGGTGGCAAGTCGATTCCCAAGATGGGAGCAACCGGCCTTGCTTATGACATCGCCAAACAGTTCGGACTTGAGGTGCTTCCAACCAGAGCAGGGCTTGTGCCGCTGACATTCTCCGATAGCCAAAAGGCTTTTGCAGCAGGGCTGGCCGGGTTGTCGGTGGATGCCGAGGTGAGTTTTGCAAAGACGCGCTTTCGCGAAGGTCTGCTCTTTACGCACCGCGGGCTCTCTGGACCTTCCATCCTGCAGATTTCATCCTATTGGCAGGAGGGCAAGCCGATCATCGTCAATCTGGCTCCTGAAGACAATTGCGATGAACGGCTGATGGAGGCCCGAAAGAGCAATCCAAAGCAGGACGTTGCGACCTGTTTGTCTCTGTTGCTGCCCAAGCGCCTTGCCAAAGCGATTGCCGAGCGGGAAGGGGGCAAAGGCCATGTTGCCGAGTTGGGTGACAAGACCATTCGCAAGCTGGATGAAGCAGTGCATCGCTGGCAGGTTCTGCCGGTTGGCACGGAAGGGTATCGCACGGCTGAAGTCACCCTTGGTGGCGTTGACACCAGGGCCCTTTCCTCAAAGACCATGCAGGCCAATGATGTGCCGGGGCTGTTCTTCATTGGCGAAGCCGTTGATGTGACTGGCCAGCTTGGAGGGTATAATTTCCAATGGGCTTGGGCTTCTGGTCATGCCGCTGGCCGGACGCTTTGA
- a CDS encoding ActR/PrrA/RegA family redox response regulator transcription factor has protein sequence MTAIEQEVSTQPGYLLLVDDDRPFLIRLARAMESRGFCVQSADNIADALSAVKLDPPQYAVVDMRLGDGNGLDVVQAIKDANPDARTIMLTGYGNITTAVTAVKLGALDYLAKPADADDIFSALMSDGEAKIEPPENPMSADRVRWEHIQRVYELCDRNVSETARRLNMHRRTLQRILAKRAPR, from the coding sequence ATGACAGCAATTGAACAAGAAGTAAGCACTCAGCCAGGCTATCTCTTGCTGGTAGATGATGATCGCCCTTTTTTGATTCGTCTTGCACGAGCAATGGAAAGCAGAGGGTTTTGCGTGCAATCTGCCGACAATATCGCCGATGCCTTGTCCGCAGTTAAACTGGATCCACCTCAATATGCGGTGGTTGATATGCGCCTTGGCGATGGCAATGGCCTTGACGTGGTGCAAGCGATCAAGGATGCCAATCCAGACGCTCGCACGATCATGCTCACCGGCTATGGCAACATCACAACGGCCGTTACCGCGGTTAAGTTGGGAGCCCTGGATTATCTGGCCAAGCCTGCGGATGCGGATGACATATTCTCAGCCTTGATGAGTGATGGCGAAGCAAAGATTGAACCGCCAGAGAACCCAATGTCCGCAGACCGCGTTCGTTGGGAGCATATTCAGAGAGTCTATGAATTGTGTGATCGCAACGTCTCTGAAACGGCACGACGCCTCAACATGCATCGCCGTACGCTGCAACGCATCTTGGCCAAACGCGCTCCACGCTAA